One Clostridium sp. CM027 genomic window carries:
- a CDS encoding response regulator transcription factor translates to MLKIFLIEDDETIALGIKSFLLRNSYKVIHAENFKKGKELFKTDIDIILLDLNLPDGSGFDFCRYVKEIKDIPIIFLTIRDEECDIVKGLDIGGDDYITKPFKLSVLHSRILAVLRRTVKQQIQEDVLWCGNIKMIKSETKVYKNNLEIELTIGEYNLFRHLLENKNRTLTRGVLLEKLWDIDGEFVNDNTLSVAIKRLRQKLTNNTIIKTVRGIGYRLDE, encoded by the coding sequence ATGCTTAAGATTTTTTTGATTGAAGATGATGAAACAATTGCTTTAGGTATAAAGTCATTTTTATTGAGAAACAGTTATAAAGTTATACATGCAGAGAATTTTAAAAAAGGGAAAGAGCTTTTTAAAACAGACATTGACATAATATTACTAGATTTAAATTTACCTGATGGGTCAGGTTTTGATTTTTGCCGCTATGTAAAAGAAATTAAAGACATTCCTATTATTTTTCTTACTATTAGGGATGAAGAATGCGATATTGTAAAAGGACTAGATATTGGAGGGGATGACTACATAACCAAGCCTTTTAAATTAAGTGTTTTGCATTCTCGTATATTGGCTGTTTTGCGGAGAACTGTAAAACAGCAGATACAAGAAGATGTTCTATGGTGTGGGAATATTAAAATGATTAAATCAGAAACAAAGGTATATAAAAATAATCTCGAAATAGAACTTACAATTGGTGAATACAATCTATTTAGGCATCTATTAGAAAATAAAAACCGTACTTTAACACGAGGGGTTTTATTGGAAAAACTGTGGGATATCGATGGGGAATTTGTAAATGATAATACATTATCAGTAGCTATAAAGCGTCTTCGTCAAAAACTTACGAATAATACAATTATTAAAACAGTGAGAGGAATAGGTTATAGGTTGGATGAGTAA
- a CDS encoding SbcC/MukB-like Walker B domain-containing protein yields MKPVNLKIKGLNSFVQQQTIEFSKLTEKGLFGIFGPTASGKSTILDGITIALYGKVSRDTKEFVNTETNVVEISFDFEIGLGETRKLYRAERSIKRLKTGNFKTAYARLIEINKENADENKVLAEGPKDIDTKIIEIIGLKVEDFTRSVVLPQGKFNEFLKLTGKERRNMLERIFALEKYGTKLYEKIRSVRNENLKTQTMIQGEMKGYEDVGEEGHNEIKSVLDGLKQEEKQIKADKKTVDKEYEEYKTIWELQQEKSQYVKKEADLNKQVPEIKNKKEKFTRGSSALNVKPYIDNVYETKKRLAINKDTLQKLSSAFLVVCQKLNITKTSYDKAWTDKNNKLPILIEKEVSLKQATNIEEKISYLAGEKDILLKQHKEIRSNISEKNLKSAIIVTNKSKIENQLGVTEEKLSGIEIPPEYREKLYNAYNSELEVSAATKNVQELKKKGEDLKKGAHTTKLMHREAIILKESKQNKLVLLEEKSKKIANNFPGDNNLLLEKQEAYSSLRDTLEKAVENHKIKGELQGKYRNINIETEKGRLNLKNAEESIESVKAQLKIIEGEIKEIEQANMAAVLASSLKEGDELGKPRLCPVCGSEHHPKVAELIVNTGLETKKSLKQSGELNLENLSKDYQKEQIKLVRLISDEEYINSQLEIVNVKLHDINIEELRREKDARESSLIQFKENLEVYNKQKTEIDLELNKLRDEKSKVDMEEVKLGEGLRKENEALIVIDEELSIAEGRLKLLREKHELLKVDLLNQESSFKQNQSGSITSVSIKEKIQQLKDIDNEVIKLTAMARKLRVELVTLEKEASDVDKCLRDLTTSKTEIETSGKEKKAEIDRLTIQIVELCGFTQEMDRTPKIEIEKVKNEIKDITSIEASLKDILEKENIEKQRLDTQKTSEENKSEMLLKMLEDGEKKLDIALKENSFENAEIACLYLISRGDLLLIEKEIKQYEESKRSIIDNLQRVENLLNGKEIDATLFEEVKEKREVLGKILEEKTKAIGAQYRALEEMERKLLEVKNLIIKRSAIEHKLSLLREIDTLIQGNKFVEYVAMKQLKYISMEASKRLKDITRGRYALELDSDGAFVMRDDFNGGTRRETNTLSGGETFLTSLCLALALSSQIQLKGSAPLEFFFLDEGFGTLDTNLLEVVMNSLEKLHSSTLSVGIISHVEELRSRVPVKLIVTPSEQGQGGSKVKLEYT; encoded by the coding sequence ATGAAACCAGTAAATCTTAAAATAAAGGGGCTAAATTCGTTTGTACAGCAACAAACTATTGAATTTTCAAAACTTACGGAAAAAGGACTTTTCGGTATCTTCGGTCCAACAGCTAGTGGTAAATCCACAATTTTAGATGGGATAACCATAGCTCTTTATGGAAAAGTATCCAGAGACACCAAAGAGTTTGTAAACACAGAAACAAATGTTGTAGAAATAAGCTTCGATTTTGAAATAGGACTAGGGGAAACCCGAAAACTATATAGAGCAGAAAGAAGCATAAAGAGATTAAAAACTGGAAACTTCAAAACTGCTTATGCAAGGCTTATAGAAATAAATAAGGAAAATGCTGATGAAAACAAGGTACTAGCAGAAGGACCAAAGGACATCGACACGAAAATCATAGAAATAATAGGACTGAAAGTTGAGGATTTTACAAGGTCAGTCGTGTTACCTCAAGGTAAATTCAATGAATTTTTAAAGCTTACAGGAAAAGAAAGAAGAAATATGCTAGAGCGAATATTTGCCTTAGAAAAATACGGTACCAAGCTTTATGAAAAAATAAGATCAGTTAGAAATGAAAACCTAAAGACTCAAACTATGATTCAGGGGGAAATGAAGGGATATGAAGATGTAGGTGAAGAAGGCCATAATGAAATAAAATCCGTACTAGATGGTTTAAAGCAGGAAGAAAAACAAATTAAGGCTGATAAAAAAACTGTGGATAAAGAGTACGAGGAATATAAAACTATCTGGGAGCTACAACAAGAAAAAAGCCAGTATGTAAAAAAAGAAGCTGACTTAAATAAACAAGTACCAGAAATAAAAAATAAAAAAGAAAAATTTACGAGGGGAAGTTCAGCATTAAATGTAAAACCCTATATTGACAATGTATATGAAACTAAAAAAAGATTAGCGATAAACAAGGATACACTTCAAAAACTAAGCAGTGCTTTTTTAGTTGTATGTCAAAAGCTGAATATTACAAAAACTTCTTATGATAAAGCGTGGACTGATAAAAACAATAAACTTCCTATTTTAATTGAAAAGGAAGTAAGTCTTAAACAAGCTACGAATATTGAAGAGAAAATAAGCTATCTAGCGGGGGAAAAAGATATCCTTTTAAAACAGCATAAAGAGATTAGAAGCAATATAAGTGAGAAAAATCTAAAAAGTGCAATTATTGTTACCAATAAGTCGAAAATAGAAAATCAATTGGGCGTTACTGAAGAAAAACTAAGTGGAATAGAAATACCACCAGAATATAGAGAAAAATTGTATAATGCCTATAACAGTGAACTAGAAGTTTCGGCCGCAACGAAAAATGTACAAGAGCTTAAGAAAAAAGGGGAAGATTTAAAGAAGGGTGCACATACCACAAAGTTAATGCATAGAGAAGCTATTATACTTAAGGAAAGCAAACAAAATAAACTAGTTCTTTTAGAAGAAAAAAGTAAGAAAATAGCAAATAATTTCCCGGGAGATAATAATTTGTTGCTAGAAAAACAGGAGGCCTATAGTTCGCTACGGGATACCCTAGAGAAAGCTGTAGAAAACCATAAAATAAAGGGTGAACTACAAGGGAAATATAGAAATATTAACATTGAAACCGAAAAAGGTAGGTTAAATCTAAAAAATGCAGAAGAATCTATAGAAAGTGTGAAAGCTCAGCTTAAAATTATAGAAGGTGAGATAAAGGAAATAGAACAAGCTAACATGGCAGCAGTTTTAGCCTCTAGTTTAAAAGAGGGAGACGAACTTGGTAAGCCAAGACTATGCCCAGTGTGTGGGTCGGAGCATCATCCAAAAGTAGCAGAGCTAATAGTGAATACTGGTTTAGAAACTAAGAAGAGTTTAAAGCAAAGTGGAGAGTTAAACTTAGAAAATTTATCTAAAGATTATCAAAAAGAGCAAATAAAACTTGTGAGGTTAATAAGCGATGAGGAGTATATAAATAGCCAATTAGAAATAGTTAATGTTAAGCTTCACGACATAAACATTGAGGAGCTTCGCCGCGAGAAAGATGCAAGAGAATCCTCATTAATTCAATTTAAGGAAAACTTAGAAGTCTACAACAAGCAAAAAACTGAGATAGACTTAGAGCTAAATAAGCTACGTGATGAAAAAAGCAAAGTAGATATGGAAGAAGTAAAACTTGGAGAAGGTTTAAGAAAAGAAAACGAAGCGCTAATAGTAATAGATGAAGAGTTGTCTATTGCAGAAGGCAGATTAAAATTGCTACGCGAAAAGCATGAGCTTTTAAAAGTAGATTTGCTTAATCAGGAGAGTTCATTTAAGCAAAATCAAAGTGGTAGTATAACATCAGTATCCATAAAGGAAAAAATTCAGCAACTTAAAGATATAGACAATGAGGTAATAAAACTAACTGCCATGGCAAGGAAGCTTCGAGTAGAGCTAGTAACATTAGAAAAGGAAGCATCTGACGTAGACAAGTGCTTAAGGGATCTTACCACTTCAAAAACGGAAATAGAAACCAGCGGTAAGGAAAAGAAGGCAGAAATAGACCGTTTGACTATCCAAATAGTTGAACTCTGTGGATTTACACAAGAGATGGATCGTACACCTAAAATTGAAATAGAAAAGGTGAAAAATGAAATAAAGGATATAACATCTATTGAGGCTAGTTTAAAAGATATTTTAGAAAAAGAAAATATAGAAAAGCAAAGATTAGACACTCAAAAAACCAGTGAAGAAAACAAAAGCGAAATGCTTTTAAAGATGCTAGAAGATGGAGAAAAAAAATTAGACATAGCTCTTAAAGAAAATTCCTTTGAAAATGCTGAAATAGCTTGTCTTTATTTAATTTCAAGAGGAGACTTGTTACTAATTGAAAAAGAAATAAAACAGTATGAAGAATCTAAACGTAGCATAATAGATAATTTACAAAGAGTAGAAAATTTACTTAATGGAAAAGAAATAGACGCTACACTCTTTGAAGAGGTAAAAGAAAAAAGAGAAGTACTTGGGAAGATTTTAGAAGAAAAAACCAAAGCAATAGGAGCTCAATATAGGGCCCTTGAGGAAATGGAAAGAAAGCTACTAGAAGTTAAAAACCTTATAATAAAGAGAAGCGCTATAGAACACAAGCTTAGTCTTTTAAGAGAAATTGACACGTTAATTCAAGGGAATAAATTTGTGGAATATGTAGCTATGAAGCAGCTAAAATACATATCTATGGAAGCCTCAAAACGATTAAAAGACATAACAAGAGGACGTTACGCATTGGAGCTTGATTCTGATGGAGCCTTTGTAATGAGGGATGATTTTAATGGAGGAACAAGACGTGAAACCAATACATTGTCCGGTGGAGAAACCTTCTTAACTTCACTATGTCTTGCGCTTGCGCTGTCTTCACAAATTCAGTTAAAAGGGAGTGCTCCACTAGAGTTCTTCTTCTTAGATGAAGGATTTGGTACACTAGACACGAATCTTCTAGAAGTAGTAATGAACTCACTTGAAAAACTTCATTCAAGTACATTATCTGTGGGAATAATAAGTCATGTGGAGGAGCTTCGCAGTAGAGTGCCTGTAAAACTAATAGTTACGCCGTCAGAGCAGGGACAGGGAGGAAGCAAGGTAAAGCTAGAGTATACGTAA
- a CDS encoding helix-turn-helix domain-containing protein, translating to MRISEVIRNYRKKENLTQEQVANYLNISTPAVNKWENGISCPDIALLAPLARVLKIDVNTLLAFDEELTDVEVKKLTKEVGEMASKEGLQKAFGKASDLIKKYPNCDELIYWISVVLRIYLLGPQIEEKDKYERKIIVWLELVATSSKEKTASMAKLELSAMYRAKKEYKKAQELLDKIPEVEVDKKIQQALLYESSGKIGEAYGIYEGELRKNAHETFGALSLMINLSYKEKKFSEAEEYIERAKKVADAFDLGAYHKYSLDLWYAKEKQDKDKAIEMIINMVNEASSMDDAMKSKLYKHMKFNVTNSWGKEKYERLVKGAFKKDKTLDFVKNDPRIKFLLD from the coding sequence ATGAGAATAAGTGAGGTTATTAGAAATTATAGAAAAAAGGAAAATCTTACTCAAGAGCAAGTTGCTAATTATTTAAATATAAGTACACCAGCAGTAAATAAGTGGGAAAATGGAATATCATGCCCAGATATAGCACTGTTAGCACCTCTTGCACGTGTTTTAAAAATTGATGTTAATACATTATTGGCATTTGATGAGGAATTAACAGATGTAGAAGTAAAAAAGCTTACAAAAGAGGTAGGTGAAATGGCATCAAAAGAGGGACTCCAAAAGGCTTTTGGAAAGGCCAGTGATTTAATTAAAAAATATCCAAATTGTGATGAGTTGATATATTGGATATCAGTAGTATTAAGAATATATTTATTAGGGCCTCAAATTGAGGAAAAAGATAAGTATGAAAGGAAAATCATCGTTTGGCTTGAACTTGTAGCAACAAGTAGTAAAGAAAAGACAGCTTCTATGGCAAAATTAGAATTATCAGCAATGTATAGGGCTAAAAAAGAGTATAAAAAAGCTCAAGAATTATTAGATAAAATTCCAGAAGTAGAGGTGGATAAAAAAATTCAACAGGCATTATTATATGAAAGTAGCGGGAAAATTGGTGAAGCTTATGGCATTTATGAGGGTGAATTAAGGAAAAATGCTCATGAAACCTTTGGGGCGTTATCTCTAATGATAAATCTGTCATATAAAGAAAAGAAATTTAGTGAAGCAGAAGAATACATAGAGCGTGCTAAAAAGGTAGCTGATGCATTTGATTTAGGAGCATACCATAAATATTCGTTAGATTTATGGTATGCAAAAGAAAAACAGGATAAAGATAAAGCTATAGAAATGATTATAAATATGGTAAATGAAGCAAGTAGCATGGATGATGCTATGAAGTCAAAACTATATAAGCATATGAAATTTAATGTGACCAACAGTTGGGGCAAAGAAAAATATGAAAGATTAGTAAAAGGGGCATTTAAAAAAGACAAAACCCTTGATTTTGTCAAAAATGATCCTAGGATAAAATTTCTATTGGACTAA
- a CDS encoding ABC transporter permease — protein MKIMNEYTYNHMKKNKRHTISILVAIIIASALLCSLCIFIHSKWETKLTTTIENTGYWNGELGDPISGDKLKYVTENPEVESTMIKGQWVTAKLSNTKRPYLSLRDANTNFWLDMGLKNTLTEGKLPKKSGEIVVSKLFFADNPSYKIGDKLTLPTGNRMLGSELIRPNDYKQSGEKFKTTETNIYTIVGELDISASSAYPGYIAMGYLDTSRIKPEDELTVYMRFVNPRTIYETLPQIAKSTGLTKNEHGEYPVRYNTPLLTLYGISDKSGANTQIIMMIAMAITIMLLVMGSFILIIYNAFSLSANSRIKELSILKSLGATPRQIKSSVLYEGLLLWIIQLPIGIMIGYIFSNIVFSKVNKILSVTEDYRNAYVSFSWVVVGFSIIISLITILVSAYIPARKMMKVSAITGIRQNSTKVKLKKQKAHLIIKKIFGIEGELAISQFSANKKALRTAVLSLSMCFILIAGYMNIIAIFNLVNSKNAEIPTHDMKISLKMIDKPSDKMINEVTSLPEVKDSVIRRQVRTSTYVTSKQESDVFAKYGGFAKVPSKHNIYSKNGKHRIITNLVGLSDKSFKKYCEKIGADDESYYKDSVTKGVLLDSTNYVSENSKVVQKIPLLNIKEGDKLVINEKIENDMNTNYKFNAQVGHVTEISPSELEMGGYSLAYIVPMKTYQQLVSNFMPERMLESSSMAIDLLVGDGASPRVKKELTRICSSYLGSEDFSIWSLLEEKNNDKLIQKAVSIGIFSVAIMFGIIGIINAFSTISNNLRLRKREFAMLRAVGLTPKGLNKMLMIEGLFFALTPIIVSIPIVLFICWYMLRLTLITWSEFISVFPVVPILAYAVIIIASIFLAYGISSTGVKKSNVIESIKDEIV, from the coding sequence ATGAAAATTATGAATGAATACACATATAACCATATGAAAAAGAATAAGCGACATACAATTTCTATACTAGTTGCTATTATAATTGCTTCAGCACTTCTATGCTCACTATGTATATTTATACATTCTAAATGGGAAACAAAATTAACCACAACAATTGAAAATACAGGTTATTGGAATGGGGAATTAGGCGACCCTATATCTGGTGATAAATTAAAATATGTCACAGAAAATCCCGAGGTTGAATCCACGATGATTAAAGGACAGTGGGTTACTGCTAAACTTTCCAATACAAAACGTCCGTATCTATCACTGAGAGATGCTAATACAAATTTTTGGCTAGACATGGGTTTAAAAAACACTCTTACTGAAGGTAAACTTCCTAAAAAATCCGGAGAAATTGTTGTATCAAAATTATTCTTCGCGGATAATCCTTCATATAAAATTGGCGATAAGTTGACTCTTCCTACCGGTAATCGAATGCTTGGTAGTGAACTAATTAGACCTAATGATTACAAACAATCAGGCGAGAAGTTTAAGACAACAGAAACTAATATATATACCATAGTTGGAGAATTGGATATTTCCGCGAGTTCTGCATACCCCGGATATATCGCCATGGGATACTTGGATACTTCGCGCATCAAGCCGGAAGATGAACTTACGGTTTATATGCGTTTTGTGAACCCTCGCACAATCTATGAAACATTACCGCAGATTGCGAAATCTACGGGATTAACCAAAAATGAACATGGAGAGTATCCAGTTAGGTATAATACGCCTTTATTAACTTTATATGGGATTAGCGATAAAAGTGGTGCAAACACTCAAATCATTATGATGATAGCAATGGCAATAACAATTATGTTACTAGTTATGGGGTCATTTATTCTTATTATCTATAATGCATTTTCTTTATCTGCTAACAGCAGGATTAAGGAACTAAGTATTCTGAAAAGTTTAGGAGCAACTCCAAGGCAAATTAAGTCTTCTGTTCTCTATGAAGGACTTTTACTCTGGATTATTCAATTACCAATTGGTATCATGATAGGATATATATTTAGTAATATTGTGTTTTCTAAAGTTAATAAAATTCTTAGTGTTACAGAAGATTATAGGAATGCATATGTTTCTTTTTCATGGGTAGTAGTTGGTTTTTCCATCATAATCTCATTGATTACTATTTTAGTTTCAGCATATATTCCTGCAAGAAAAATGATGAAAGTATCTGCTATTACTGGAATACGTCAGAATAGTACCAAAGTAAAATTAAAAAAACAAAAAGCCCACTTAATAATCAAAAAAATATTTGGTATAGAAGGTGAACTAGCAATATCACAATTTTCAGCTAACAAAAAGGCTTTGCGTACGGCTGTATTGTCTCTTTCAATGTGTTTTATCTTAATAGCGGGGTATATGAACATTATAGCCATCTTCAATTTAGTCAATTCTAAAAACGCTGAAATACCTACTCATGATATGAAGATTAGCCTAAAAATGATTGATAAACCAAGTGATAAGATGATAAATGAAGTTACTTCTCTGCCTGAAGTTAAAGATAGTGTCATTAGAAGACAGGTACGTACTTCAACTTATGTAACATCAAAACAGGAGTCAGATGTTTTTGCTAAATATGGAGGATTTGCTAAGGTACCCTCCAAACATAATATATATAGTAAGAATGGAAAGCATAGAATTATAACAAATTTAGTTGGATTAAGCGATAAATCTTTTAAAAAGTATTGTGAAAAAATTGGTGCTGATGACGAATCATATTATAAGGATAGTGTGACAAAAGGAGTATTATTAGATAGCACAAATTATGTATCAGAGAATTCAAAAGTTGTGCAAAAAATACCATTGTTAAATATAAAAGAAGGCGATAAGCTAGTAATAAACGAAAAAATAGAAAATGATATGAATACAAATTATAAATTTAATGCTCAAGTGGGCCATGTTACAGAGATTTCTCCCTCTGAGCTAGAAATGGGTGGATACAGCTTAGCATATATAGTTCCTATGAAAACCTATCAGCAACTAGTTAGTAATTTTATGCCAGAACGCATGCTTGAATCTAGTAGTATGGCAATTGATTTATTGGTTGGTGATGGCGCTAGCCCACGTGTGAAGAAAGAACTAACTCGAATTTGCAGTTCTTATCTTGGATCCGAAGATTTTAGTATATGGAGTCTACTCGAAGAAAAAAATAATGACAAACTGATTCAAAAAGCCGTTTCTATTGGTATTTTCTCTGTAGCCATAATGTTTGGAATAATTGGCATTATTAATGCTTTTTCTACCATTTCTAATAATCTTAGACTGCGCAAAAGAGAATTTGCTATGCTTCGGGCAGTAGGATTAACACCAAAGGGATTAAACAAAATGTTGATGATAGAAGGTTTGTTTTTTGCATTAACACCGATTATTGTTAGCATACCAATAGTATTATTTATTTGTTGGTATATGTTAAGATTAACGTTAATCACATGGTCTGAATTTATATCTGTTTTTCCAGTTGTACCAATTTTAGCGTATGCTGTGATTATAATTGCATCTATATTTTTGGCGTATGGGATTTCTTCAACAGGCGTTAAAAAAAGTAATGTAATAGAATCAATCAAAGACGAAATAGTATAA
- a CDS encoding sensor histidine kinase KdpD, producing MNKKKFTVWMFISFLCITFFCVIFGNFIFKQTEKIFYEKAAQIIAFGVKADPNIEQVLISSLKTNNITEINKGKKILEHYGYSEDFLYGSYNNRKSFNIVTVGILFLITLLFFCFGGFLIGLNHIKRKRIDNLAEYLYAINEGNYRINPQKKEDEFSILEDELYKTVVLLRETREKERKEKEKLTNYLADISHQMKTPLTSMSLMIELLDDRPINGEDALYIERISAQIYRLNHLVSSLLILSKLDVGTLTLECKWINVYELVCTAVEPLILMIEKKEQQLSIQEDSDVAFMGDFYWNNEVILNVVKNCVEHTPCGGEISIVYEQNPICTQIIIEDNGKGFHKKDIPHLFTRFYKGENSAKDSVGIGLALAQSIVKKQNGEIRAENKKTGGARFTIKFYLN from the coding sequence ATGAATAAAAAGAAATTTACTGTATGGATGTTTATTAGTTTTTTATGTATAACATTTTTTTGTGTTATATTTGGAAATTTCATTTTTAAGCAGACAGAGAAGATTTTTTATGAAAAAGCAGCACAGATTATAGCGTTTGGTGTTAAGGCTGATCCTAATATTGAACAAGTATTGATATCATCGCTAAAAACTAATAATATAACAGAAATTAATAAAGGGAAAAAAATATTAGAGCACTATGGATATAGTGAAGATTTTTTATATGGTTCTTATAATAATCGTAAAAGTTTTAATATAGTTACGGTTGGTATTTTGTTTTTGATCACTTTACTCTTTTTTTGTTTTGGAGGATTTCTGATAGGTCTAAATCATATAAAGCGTAAACGTATCGATAATCTTGCAGAATATCTTTACGCTATCAACGAAGGAAATTATAGAATAAATCCTCAGAAGAAAGAAGACGAATTCTCTATTTTAGAAGATGAACTATATAAAACAGTTGTGCTTCTTAGAGAAACCAGAGAAAAAGAAAGGAAAGAAAAAGAAAAATTAACAAATTACCTTGCAGATATTTCTCACCAAATGAAAACGCCACTTACGTCAATGTCACTTATGATTGAATTATTAGATGATAGGCCTATAAATGGGGAGGATGCTTTGTATATTGAGCGTATTTCAGCTCAGATATACCGTCTTAATCATTTGGTTTCGTCATTGTTAATACTTTCTAAACTAGATGTAGGAACCTTAACATTAGAATGTAAATGGATTAATGTTTATGAATTGGTATGTACTGCTGTTGAGCCATTAATCTTAATGATAGAAAAAAAGGAGCAACAACTTTCTATTCAAGAGGATAGTGATGTAGCTTTTATGGGAGATTTTTATTGGAACAATGAAGTCATCTTAAATGTTGTTAAAAACTGTGTAGAACATACACCATGTGGAGGTGAAATTTCCATAGTGTATGAACAAAACCCTATTTGCACACAAATTATTATTGAAGATAATGGAAAAGGATTTCATAAAAAGGATATACCACATTTATTTACTAGATTTTACAAAGGCGAAAATTCAGCCAAAGATAGTGTAGGGATTGGACTTGCTCTTGCTCAATCTATAGTTAAGAAACAAAATGGTGAAATTCGAGCAGAAAATAAAAAAACAGGGGGAGCGCGATTCACAATTAAGTTTTATTTGAATTAA
- a CDS encoding ABC transporter ATP-binding protein, producing the protein MEILRTENLTKTYGMGDTKVTALDNLNLRINKGQFVAIIGSSGSGKSTLLHMLGGVDNPTKGKIYIDDIDISSMNETELALFRRRKVGIIYQFYNLIPTLNVEKNILLPMLLDGKKPKKEEFDKIVKMLGLNERLSHLPNQLSGGQQQRVAIARALIYRPSIILADEPTGNLDRANTEAILEMLRVSNKEYNQTMILITHDEKIALSADRVITIEDGRIVSDEVIKK; encoded by the coding sequence TTGGAAATATTAAGAACTGAAAATCTTACAAAAACCTATGGAATGGGTGATACAAAGGTAACTGCATTGGATAATTTAAATTTGAGGATAAACAAAGGACAATTTGTTGCAATAATTGGATCAAGTGGATCAGGAAAATCTACACTTCTTCATATGTTAGGGGGAGTGGATAACCCTACAAAAGGAAAAATATATATCGATGACATTGATATTTCATCAATGAATGAGACTGAATTAGCTTTATTTAGAAGGCGGAAAGTAGGAATAATATATCAGTTTTATAATCTTATTCCTACACTAAATGTAGAAAAAAACATATTATTGCCTATGCTGCTGGATGGTAAAAAACCTAAAAAAGAAGAATTTGATAAGATTGTAAAAATGCTTGGTTTAAACGAAAGGCTTAGTCATCTACCAAATCAGCTTTCAGGAGGTCAGCAACAAAGAGTTGCTATAGCACGAGCATTAATTTATAGACCGTCTATTATTCTAGCAGATGAACCTACTGGAAATCTTGACAGAGCAAATACAGAAGCTATTCTTGAGATGTTGAGGGTTTCAAATAAAGAGTATAATCAGACTATGATATTGATTACGCATGACGAAAAAATTGCATTATCAGCAGATAGAGTGATTACAATTGAGGATGGTAGAATTGTGTCAGATGAGGTAATTAAAAAATGA
- a CDS encoding ABC transporter ATP-binding protein, with protein sequence MNTILKVQDIEKVYGNKGKVTHALNGVSFEVNKGEFLGIMGSSGSGKSTLLNCISTIDTITSGHVYVDEEDITLLSGSKLSKFRREKLGFIFQDYNLLDTLTAYENISLALSINHCPVNKMKQEIDNVALALNIEKVLNKYPYEMSGGQQQRVAAARAMVAHPSLLLADEPTGALDSKSAKMLLKSLEDLNRNQEATILMVTHDAYNASFCKRIIFIKDGKIFNELYKGSHDRKTFFNSIMEVVSVLGGEADDVF encoded by the coding sequence ATGAATACAATTTTAAAAGTTCAAGATATCGAAAAAGTATATGGAAATAAAGGTAAAGTTACACATGCATTAAATGGTGTTTCTTTTGAAGTTAATAAAGGTGAATTTTTGGGGATAATGGGTTCTAGTGGAAGTGGGAAAAGCACATTACTTAACTGTATCTCTACCATCGATACTATTACATCAGGACATGTATATGTAGATGAAGAAGATATCACTCTTTTAAGTGGAAGTAAGCTTTCCAAATTTCGTCGTGAAAAATTGGGATTTATATTTCAAGATTATAATTTATTGGACACATTGACAGCATATGAGAATATATCATTAGCATTGTCCATTAATCATTGTCCTGTGAATAAAATGAAACAAGAAATAGATAATGTAGCTTTGGCTTTAAATATAGAGAAAGTACTTAATAAGTATCCTTATGAAATGTCTGGAGGACAGCAACAAAGAGTGGCAGCAGCTCGTGCTATGGTGGCTCATCCATCTTTACTTTTAGCAGATGAACCAACAGGAGCGCTTGACAGTAAATCTGCAAAAATGCTATTAAAAAGTTTGGAAGATTTAAATCGTAATCAAGAGGCCACAATCCTTATGGTAACTCATGATGCGTATAATGCAAGCTTTTGTAAAAGGATCATTTTTATTAAGGATGGAAAAATATTCAATGAGTTATATAAAGGCAGTCATGACCGAAAAACCTTCTTTAATAGCATCATGGAAGTTGTTTCTGTCTTAGGAGGTGAGGCTGATGATGTTTTTTAA